CCACGCAAGATCCATCGCCGTCAAGGGCTGATGGCTGTTCCGCGACGACTGGTGGTGGGTGGGTGGGGAGGGGGGAGGGGGGAGGGGAGGGGAGGAAGAGGAAGGTGACCGGCCACGGATCGGCGCCCGCCGGCCCGGCGAACGACCGGTCGCCGCCGGTGGCGGCAGCGGGCGTGTCCCGAGGGTGCGGATGCGCGGGGGCCGACCCTGCCGGGCCGAACGGCGCCGGCGCGGTGTTCGCGGACCCATCCGCGGCGACGCAGCGCGCCGTCAAGCTGCGGCGCATCCATCGGCGGGCATCCGCCCGCCGCGCACTCGCGTGCTGCGCACCCACCCGCCGCGACTTGCCTGCTGCGCACCGACCCGCGCGCACTACGTGCCGCGACTCACCTGCCGCGCGCCAACCTGCGGGGCAGCGACCCCTCGGCGCTCGATCCGCCGAACGCCGAGCCGGCCAGCGTGATCGTGTCACCCGAACCGGCTGCGGCGCTCGTCACGTCGCTGCGGCCGCGGGTCCGGGCGTAGGCTCGCCGGGACCGGGAAGGGGAGTGCCGCATGGGTGTCGTGACACCGGGATTCCAAGGCCGGGCGCGTGGCGGCAACCCGCGCCTGCCGCCCGGGCAGTACCTGGCCGAGGACTTCCCGGTGCTGTCGGCGGGCCCGACCCCGCGCGTGCGCACCGAGACGTGGGAGTTCACCGTCACCACCGAGACGGGTGACAAGCACGCCTGGAGCTGGGCCGAGCTGATGGCGCTGCCCAGCGAAAAGCCCACGGTTGACATCCACTGCGTCACCCAATGGTCCAAACTGGACACCCGGTGGCGCGGTGTCTCGGTGGACACGCTGGTCGGTGGGCTCGGCACCGAAGCCGACTACGTCATGGTGCATTCCTACGGCGGGTACACGACGAATCTGCCGCTGGCCGACCTGCTCGACGGCCAGGCCTGGGTCGCCTACGAGTACGGCGGCAAGCCGCTCACCCCCGAGCACGGCGGCCCGGCGCGGCTGCTCGTGCCGCACCTGTACTTCTGGAAGTCCGCGAAGTGGGTGCGCGGGCTGGAACTGAAGACCCGGGACGAGCCGGGCTTCTGGGAGAACGCCGGCTACCACGACTACGGGGATCCATGGCGCGAACAGCGGTATCAGGGCGACTAGCCTGGCGGGTCGCCCGCCTGGCCGGCTTCCGTGACGAGACGCCGACGGCGCGCACGCTCGTCTTCGACCTGCCCGGCTGGCCCGGGCATCTCGCGGGGCAGCACGTCGACGTCCGGCTCACGGCCGCGGACGGCTATCGCGCGCAGCGCAGCTATTCGCTCGCCGCGCCGTCCGACGGCGATCGGGTGGAGCTGACGGTGCAGCGCGTCGCCGGCGGCGAGGTGTCCGAGCACCTCGCCGGCCCGTACGCGATCGGCGATCCGGTCGAAATCCGTGGTCCGGTCGGCGGCTGGTTCGTCTGGCGGCCGGCGGACCCGGAGCCGGTGCTGCTCGTCGCGGGCGGCTCGGGCATCGTGCCGCTCATGGCGATGGTCCGTGCCCGCCGCGCGGCCGGCGTCCGGACGCCGTTCAAGCTGATCTATTCGCTGCGCACCCCCGCCGAGCTGTACTACGCCGAGGAACTGCGCACGCCGGTGGCGGGGCTGGATGTCACGTACGTCTACACGCGTGAGCTCCCCGAAGGACTCCCGGGCATTCCTCGGCGCATCGACGTGGCCACGCTCAACACGGCGGGCTGGCCGGCGGAGTTCGGCGCGACCTGCTTCGTCTGCGGCCCGACCGGTTTCGTGGAGACGGTGGCGGACATCCTCGTCGCCCTCGGCCACGACCCGCATCGCATCCGCACGGAACGCTTCGGCCCGAGCCGCGACTGAGCCGCCACTGAACGTCTGGCCGAGCATCATCCGATGAATAGGTGACTTCGTGCCCCGCTGAGCGGGAAATTGTCGACATAGGCGGCGAGAGATCCTATGTTTCGTCCATGCTGACCAAGTGGGGCTCGAAGCGGCGCCGCACCGCGGTGGTCGTTCTCCTGGGGGCGGGCGCGTTGCTCGCCGCAACCGGCCCGGTGGCCGCGGCGGATCCGGACGCCGCGAGCCGGGACGTCTACGTCTCGCCCGCCGGATCCGACCACGCCCCGGGCACCGCGCGCCTGCCCGTGCGGACCCTCGACAAGGCGCGCGACCTCGTGCGGCAGCGCGCGCCGCACCTCACCCGCGATCTCACCGTGCACCTCGCCCCCGGCGTCTTCCGGCTGGCGCAGCCGCTGCGCCTCGACGCCCGGGACTCCGGCGGCAACGGCCACCGCGTCGTCTGGCAGGGCAGCGGCGACACCGAGCTGAACGGCGGCCTGCGGGTCACCGGCTGGCGGCCGGTCCCCGGCCGTCCCGGGTTGTTCGCCGCGCCCGCGCCCGCCGGCCTGGACAACACCCGGCAGCTTTACGTCGACGGCGTCCGCGAACAGCGCGCCCGTGGCCCGCTGCCGGTGACCGTCAAGGCGACCGCCACCGGATACACCGCGAGCGCGGACACGTCGGCGCACTGGCGGAATCCGAAGGACATCGAGTTCGTCTACACCGCCGGCGAAGCGCTCTGGAACATCCAGCGCGACGGCCTCGGTCAGTGGACCGAGCCTCGCTGCCCCCTCGCCGCGGCCGAGGGCACGACGATCACGATGGCCCAGCCGTGCTGGGACAACTCGACGAAACGCGTGCTGTTCCCGGACATCCCCGGCCGCAGCGTGAACATGGTCGGCCCGGCCGACCTCACCAACGGCCGGCACCCGACCTATGCGGAAAACGCTTTCGAACTGCTCGACACCCCCGGCGAGTGGTACCTCGACCGATCCGCACGCGTCGTCTACTACCTGCCGAAGCCGGGCCAGGACCTGCGCCGCGCCGACGTCGAGGTGCCGGTGCTCGAGAAGCTCGTCGACGCGCGAGGCACCGCCGCCGCGCCGATCCACGACGTCGCCTTCCGCGGGTTGCGCTTTTCGTACGCGACGTGGCTGACGCCGTCGTCACCGGAAGGCTTTTCGGAAATCCAGGCGGGCTACACGATCACCGGTGCCGACGGCTGGGCGGTGCAGGGCCTGTGCCAGTTCGTTCCCGGCGGCACCTGCCCCTACGCGTCGTGGACGCGGGAGCCCGCGAACGTCTCCGTGTCGCACGGCCGGCGCGTCGAGTTCGGTGACAGCGTGTTCGCCCACCTCGGCGGCGCCGGCCTCGACCTCATCGACGGCACCAAGGAATCTCAGGTCCGCGGCGACGTCTTCACCGACATCTCCGGCAACGGCGTCCAGGTCGGCGGCGTCGGCAAGCCCGTCACGGACACCGACGCCGACGTCGTCCGCGACGTCGTGGTGACCGACAACCACCTCTACGGCCTGCCCCGGGAATTCCACGGCGGGGTGCCCATCGTCAACGGCTACACCGTGCGGAACACCATCTCGCACAACCAGATCGACCACGTCGGCTACTCGGCGATCTCGGTCGGCTGGGGCGGCTGGCCGGACAAGATCAAGAAGCCGGCGACGCCGAACCTCTCGCACGACAACGTCGTCTCGGACAACCTGATCTTCGACTACATGCTCATGCTGGACGACGGTGGCGGCATCTACACCCAGGGCATCACCGGAACTTCGCTGGATGACGGCGAGAAGGTCACCGGCAACGTGGTGCACGACCAGTGGGGTCTCGGCAAGGCCGTCTACACCGACAACGGCAACACGTACGAGACGGTCCGCGGCAACGTCCTGTACCGCACGGCGTACTTCAACGTCGGCACGGTGCACGTCGACTACCGCGACGACCTCGGCAACAACGACCCGACGCTGGTCGAGGACAACTACTGGGAGCAGGGCGACCGCGACAAGACCGACAAAGGCGCGATCTGGCGCGGCAACAAGCTCCTGGCCCGCCCGTCCGACGCCCCGGCGGCGATCGTCACGAACGCGGGTCTCGAACCGGCCTACCGCGGCCTGCTTTCCCGCCGAGTCGGCGGAGGCGCACCGGCCGAAGCACCGTCGCGCGTGGGCACGTTCGCGGCCGACGGCAAGCTGTACGCGACCTGGAACCCGACGTTCGCCTTCAACAACGCCCCGGTCACGGACTACGTGGTGACGGCGACAGGCGACGGCCGGACGTTCACGGCGACGGTGTCCGCCGCCGACTTCGCGAAGCGCGCGTACGCGGAGGTCTCGGGCCTGACAAACGGAACGTCGTACACGGTGACGGTCGCGGCGCGCAACGCCTACGGCACGAGCGAGCCCTCCCTCGCGGCGGCCCCGGTGACACCGGGCCCGAAGCCGGGCGCACTCCCGGGGGCGCCGACGAGTGCCCGGGCCCTCCCGAGCGCAACGGCGGCATCCATCCGCTGGAACCCTCCGGCGGCCACGGGCGACACCCCGGTACTGGGCTACACGATCACGGTGTCGGACGGCCGCACGATCCCGGTCCAGGGCCGCGACGCCCTGGTCAGCCAGCCGACGATCAAGGGCATGACGAGAGTGGTGGACGGCCTCCAGCCGGCCACGGCGTACACGTTCACGGTGGCCGCGGTAACGGCCACCGGCACCGGTCCGGCAGCGACTTTCACAGCCACGACGGCAGCGGCCTGACGCAGGTTTCCCCACATGGGACGGCACTTGAGCTGGTTGTCCACATCCCGGCGGGAATGTGGACAACCAGCCCCGCCGAAGGCGTTTTCCGGCGTTTCGCCGGACACCCCCGATACACTGGACACGGGGCCGGTCCCCCGGAGAGGGCGGGGGGAGCTCTAGTGGTGTGTCGGTGATTTGTCGCGGTAGGGTTGGTTATGGCGATCATTACAGCCGCGCCACTGTCGATGTCGGACACCCAGCGGACTGAGCTGACGAAGATGGCGTCTTCGTCGGTCCTGCCCTATCGGCAGGTGATACAGGCCAAAGCGTTGCTGTGGGCCGGTGATGGAGTCGCGAACGAGGAGATCGCGCGGCGCTGCGAGGTCGACTCCGACACCGTGCGGCGCTGGCGGAAACGGTTCACTGAGAACGGCACCGACGGAGTCGGGGTAATCGCGAAAGGCCGAGGCCGCAAACCCTCGCTCCCACCCGGCACCGTGGCCGAAGTGCTGCGCCTGACCTTTCACGAACGCCCCGAAGACGGATCGACACACTGGAGCACCCGCACCCTGGCCGCACGGATGGGGATCGGCAAGGACACCGTGGCGAAGATCTGGGCCGACCACAACCTCAAGCCGTGGAAGGTCGACACCTTCAAGATCAGCAACGACCCGCAGTTCGAGGAGAAACTCCTCGACGTCGTCGGGCTCTACCTCAACCCGCCGGCCAGGGCGGTGGTGTTCAGCTACGACGAGAAAACCCAATGCCAGGCACTCGACCGCACCCAGCCGTCGCTGCCGATGACACCCGGACGGGCCGGGACCATGACGCATGACTACAAACGTCATGGCACCATCGACCTGTTCGCGGCGATGAACATCGCCACCGGCGAAGTCGTCACCGACCTGCACAAAGGCCACGCCGGCGCCGATGTCCTGCGGTTTTTCAAGCAGATCGACAAAACCGTTCCCCGCGGGCTCGGTGTCCACGTGGTCCTGGACAACCTCTCCGCCCACTCCACCCCGGCCATCATGAAGTGGCTGGGACACCGCGACCGTCGCCGCTGGCATCTTCACTTCACTCCGACGTCGAGTTCCTGGCTCAACATCGTCGAGCGCTGGTTCAAAGAACTCACCGACAAACGCCTCCGCCGAGGCGTGTTCACCAGCGTCGCCGACCTCACCACCGCGATCACCACCTGGGCCGAACACTGGAACAAGGACCCGAAGCCCTTCATCTGGAAAGCCACCGCCGAACAGATCATCACGAAGGTCCAACGCGGACGAGACAC
This window of the Amycolatopsis balhimycina FH 1894 genome carries:
- a CDS encoding IS630 family transposase translates to MAIITAAPLSMSDTQRTELTKMASSSVLPYRQVIQAKALLWAGDGVANEEIARRCEVDSDTVRRWRKRFTENGTDGVGVIAKGRGRKPSLPPGTVAEVLRLTFHERPEDGSTHWSTRTLAARMGIGKDTVAKIWADHNLKPWKVDTFKISNDPQFEEKLLDVVGLYLNPPARAVVFSYDEKTQCQALDRTQPSLPMTPGRAGTMTHDYKRHGTIDLFAAMNIATGEVVTDLHKGHAGADVLRFFKQIDKTVPRGLGVHVVLDNLSAHSTPAIMKWLGHRDRRRWHLHFTPTSSSWLNIVERWFKELTDKRLRRGVFTSVADLTTAITTWAEHWNKDPKPFIWKATAEQIITKVQRGRDTLNQIKTQTDH
- a CDS encoding ferredoxin reductase; its protein translation is MARTAVSGRLAWRVARLAGFRDETPTARTLVFDLPGWPGHLAGQHVDVRLTAADGYRAQRSYSLAAPSDGDRVELTVQRVAGGEVSEHLAGPYAIGDPVEIRGPVGGWFVWRPADPEPVLLVAGGSGIVPLMAMVRARRAAGVRTPFKLIYSLRTPAELYYAEELRTPVAGLDVTYVYTRELPEGLPGIPRRIDVATLNTAGWPAEFGATCFVCGPTGFVETVADILVALGHDPHRIRTERFGPSRD
- a CDS encoding sulfite oxidase-like oxidoreductase, with the translated sequence MGVVTPGFQGRARGGNPRLPPGQYLAEDFPVLSAGPTPRVRTETWEFTVTTETGDKHAWSWAELMALPSEKPTVDIHCVTQWSKLDTRWRGVSVDTLVGGLGTEADYVMVHSYGGYTTNLPLADLLDGQAWVAYEYGGKPLTPEHGGPARLLVPHLYFWKSAKWVRGLELKTRDEPGFWENAGYHDYGDPWREQRYQGD
- a CDS encoding fibronectin type III domain-containing protein, which produces MLTKWGSKRRRTAVVVLLGAGALLAATGPVAAADPDAASRDVYVSPAGSDHAPGTARLPVRTLDKARDLVRQRAPHLTRDLTVHLAPGVFRLAQPLRLDARDSGGNGHRVVWQGSGDTELNGGLRVTGWRPVPGRPGLFAAPAPAGLDNTRQLYVDGVREQRARGPLPVTVKATATGYTASADTSAHWRNPKDIEFVYTAGEALWNIQRDGLGQWTEPRCPLAAAEGTTITMAQPCWDNSTKRVLFPDIPGRSVNMVGPADLTNGRHPTYAENAFELLDTPGEWYLDRSARVVYYLPKPGQDLRRADVEVPVLEKLVDARGTAAAPIHDVAFRGLRFSYATWLTPSSPEGFSEIQAGYTITGADGWAVQGLCQFVPGGTCPYASWTREPANVSVSHGRRVEFGDSVFAHLGGAGLDLIDGTKESQVRGDVFTDISGNGVQVGGVGKPVTDTDADVVRDVVVTDNHLYGLPREFHGGVPIVNGYTVRNTISHNQIDHVGYSAISVGWGGWPDKIKKPATPNLSHDNVVSDNLIFDYMLMLDDGGGIYTQGITGTSLDDGEKVTGNVVHDQWGLGKAVYTDNGNTYETVRGNVLYRTAYFNVGTVHVDYRDDLGNNDPTLVEDNYWEQGDRDKTDKGAIWRGNKLLARPSDAPAAIVTNAGLEPAYRGLLSRRVGGGAPAEAPSRVGTFAADGKLYATWNPTFAFNNAPVTDYVVTATGDGRTFTATVSAADFAKRAYAEVSGLTNGTSYTVTVAARNAYGTSEPSLAAAPVTPGPKPGALPGAPTSARALPSATAASIRWNPPAATGDTPVLGYTITVSDGRTIPVQGRDALVSQPTIKGMTRVVDGLQPATAYTFTVAAVTATGTGPAATFTATTAAA